Within the Enterobacter roggenkampii genome, the region CGTCGCGGAGCCGAATTTAACCGCGAACAGGCGATTATCGATGCGGCGAAAGAGCTGGGCGACAGCGGTGCCGACCTCTATAAGGTGGAGATGCCGCTGTTTGGTAAGGGCACGCAGCAGGAACTGCTGACGGCCTCGCAGAAGCTGAACGAGAACATCGCCATGCCGTGGGTGATCCTCTCCTCCGGCGTGGACGATAAGCTGTTCCCGCGCGCCGTGAGCGTGGCGATGCAGGCTGGGGCATCGGGCTTTTTAGCCGGTCGCGCCGTCTGGTCCTCTGTGATTGGCCTGCCGGACACCGAGCTGATGCTACGTGATATCTCCGTCCCCAAACTTCAGCGTCTGGGTGAGATCGTCGACGAAATGATGGCTCGCCGTTAAGAAAGGACCCGAACATGAAATGGTTTAACACCCTGAGCCATAACCGCTGGCTCGAGCAAGAGACCGACCGCATTCTCGATTTCGGTAAAAACGCCGCCGTACCGACCGGCTTTGGCTGGCTGGGCAATAACGGCCAGGTGCGCAGCGATATGGGCACGCATCTGTGGATCACCGCGCGTATGCTGCACGTTTACGCGGTGGCGGCGAACATGGGACGCCCCGGCGCATATGCGCTGGTTGAGCACGGCATTAATGCCCTGAACGGCCCGCTGCGCGACAAGCAGCACGGCGGCTGGTACGCCTGCGTAAACGATGAAGGCGTCATTGACGCCTCCAAGCAGGGCTATCAGCACTTCTTCGTCCTGCTGGGCGCGGCGAGCGCCGTCACTACTGGCCATCCGCAGGCGCGCAGGCTGCTGGACGATGCCATCGAGGTGATTGAGCGCTACTTCTGGAGCGAACAGGAGCAGATGTGCCTGGAGTCCTGGGATGAAGCCTTCAGCAAAACGGAAGACTATCGCGGCGGTAACGCCAACATGCACGCCGTGGAAGCCTTCCTCATCGTCTATGACGTGACCCACGATCGTAAGTGGCTCGACCGCGCCCTGCGCATCGCGTCGGTAATTATTCATGACGTGGCGCGCAAAGGGGAGTATCGCGTTAACGAGCATTTCGACACCAGCTGGAATCCGATCCGCGATTACAACATTGATAATCCCGCCCACCGCTTCCGCGCCTACGGCGGCACGCCGGGGCACTGGATTGAGTGGGGCCGCCTGATGCTGCACCTGCGCGCCGCGCTGGAAGCGCGCTTTGAAACCCCGCCAGATTGGCTGCTGGAAGATGCAAAAGGCCTGTTCCACGCCACCATCCGCGACGCCTGGGCACCCGACGGCGCCGACGGGTTTGTCTATTCCGTGGGCTGGGACGGCAAGCCAATCGTCCGCGAACGCGTGCGCTGGCCAATCGTCGAGGCGATGGGTACGGCCTATGCCCTCTATACCGTGACCGGCGAAGCGCAGTACGAAGCCTGGTATCAGAAGTGGTGGGATTACTGCATCAAGTACCTGATGGACTACGAAAACGGTTCGTGGTGGCAGGAGCTGGACACCAACAACGAAGTGACCACCAAAGTCTGGGACGGCAAGCAGGATATTTACCACCTGCTGCACTGCCTGGTGATCCCCCGCCTGCCGCTGGCCCCGGGCTTAGCCCCTGCCGTCGCCGCCGGATTACTGGATAGCCTGGCCAAATAATAAAGACGGAGTGTTTATGCGTACCCTACACAATATTGACCTGAAAAATAACGAAAGTGGCTTCACCCTGCGCTGGCAGGACCGTCTGATTTTATCCCACACCGCGGATGCCCCTTGCCTGTGGATTGGCGCAGGCGAGGCGGATATCGAGATGTTTCGCGGCAACTTCAGCATCAAAGACAAGCTCAACGAAAAGATTGCCCTGACGGACGCGACCGTCACGCAGCAAAGCGCGGGCTGGGCGATCCGCTTTACCCGCGGCGATGCCGTAAGCGCGACGCTGCTGGTGGGCGTGGATGCGGAAGGCCGTCTGGAGCTGAAGCTGAAAAATGACGCCGCCAGCCATAACCGCATCTGGCTGCGGCTGGCAGCTCAGCCGGAAGATCATATCTACGGCTGCGGCGAGCAGTTCTCGTACTTCGACCTGCGCGGCAAGCCGTTCCCGCTGTGGACCAGCGAGCAGGGCGTGGGCCGCAATAAGCAGACCTACGTCACCTGGCAGGCCGACTGCAAAGAGAACGCGGGCGGCGACTACTACTGGACCTTCTTCCCGCAGCCTACCTTCGTGAGCACCCAGAAGTACTACTGCCACGTGGATAACAGCTGCTACATGAACTTTGACTTCAGCGCCCCGGACTTCCACGAGCTGGCGTTCTGGGAAGATAACGCCACGCTGCGCTTCGAATGTGCGCAAACGTACGTCGATCTGCTGGAAAAACTGACCGGCCTGCTGGGGCGTCAGCCGGAGCTGCCGGACTGGGTGTACGACGGCGTGACGCTGGGCATTCAGGGCGGCACCGAGGTGTGCCAGCAGAAGCTCGACGCCATGCGCGAGGGCGGCGTGAAGGTCAACGGCATCTGGGCGCAGGACTGGTCCGGCATTCGCATGACCTCCTTTGGCAAACGCGTGATGTGGAACTGGAAGTGGAACAGCGCGCTCTATCCGCAGCTTGATGCGCGTATTGCGAAGTGGAAAGAGGAAGGGGTTCAGTTCCTCTCCTATATCAACCCGTACGTCGCCAGCGATAAAGATCTCTGCGAAGAGGCCGCGAAACGCGGCTATCTGACCAAAAACGCCAACGGCGAGGACTACCACGTCGAGTTCGGCGAGTTCTACGCGGGCGTTATCGACCTGACCAACCCGGCAGCCTACGACTGGTACAAAGAGGTCATTAAAAAGAACCTGATCGAACTGGGCTGCGGCGGCTGGATGGCCGATTTCGGGGAGTACCTGCCGACCGACACCTTCCTGCATAACGGCGTGAGCGCGGAGATCATGCATAACGCCTGGCCTGCCCTGTGGGCCAAATGTAACTACGAAGCGCTTCAGGAGACCGGCAAGCTCGGCGAGATCCTGTTCTTCATGCGCGCGGGCTATACCGGCAGCCAGAAGCACTCGGTGATGATGTGGGCGGGGGATCAGAACGTCGACTGGAGCCTGGACGACGGTCTGGCGTCCGTCATCCCTGCGGCGCTGTCGCTGGCGATGACCGGGCACGGCCTGCACCACAGCGACATCGGCGGCTATACGACCCTGTTCGAGATGAAGCGCAGCAAAGAGCTGCTGCTGCGCTGGTGCGACTTCAGCGCCTTTACGCCGATGATGCGTACCCATGAGGGCAACCGTCCAGGCGATAACTGGCAGTTCGACGGCGACGCGGAAACCATCGCGCACTTCGCGCGCATGACCACCGTCTTCACCACCCTGAAGCCGTACATCAAAGCCGCGGTCGCGCAGAACGCGAAAAGCGGCCTGCCGGTGATGCGCCCGCTGTTCCTGCACTATGAAGACGACGCGCGCGCCTACACGCTGAAATACCAGTACCTGTTTGGCCGCGATCTGCTGGTAGCGCCGGTTCATGAAGAGGGGCGCCGCAACTGGTCGCTCTATCTGCCGCAGGACAGCTGGGTGAATGCGTGGACCGGGGAAATCTGCCGGGGCGGTGACGTGACCGTAGATGCCCCGCTCGGCAAGCCGCCGGTCTTCTACCGCCAGCACAGCGAATGGGCAGATCTGTTTAGCACCTTACGTCATATCTGATAAGGCTCGCCCGCGGGGCAACCTGCGGGCAGACGGAGAACAATAATGAGTCAACATACTTCCGATCCGGCTACCCTACGCCTGCCGTTTAAAGAAAAACTCGCCTACGGGATGGGCGATCTCGGCTCAAACATCCTGCTGGATATCGGCACGCTTTATCTGCTGAAGTTTTACACAGACGTGCTGGGCCTGCCGGGCACCTACGGCGGAATTATCTTCCTGATTGCGAAGTTCTTTACCGCCTTCACCGATATGGGCACCGGGATCATGCTCGACTCCCGGCGCAAGATCGGCCCGAAAGGGAAATTCCGCCCGTTCGTGCTCTATGCGGCGTTCCCGGTGACCTTACTGGCGATTGCCAACTTCGTTGGCACGCCGTTTGAAATCACCGGTAAAACGGTGATGGCGACGGTGCTGTTCATGCTGTACGGCCTGTTCTTCAGCATGATGAACTGCTCCTACGGCGCGATGGTGCCCGCCATTACCAAAAACCCGGACGAGCGCGCCTCGCTGGCCGCCTGGCGTCAGGGCGGCGCTACGCTGGGCCTGCTGCTCTGTACCGTGGGTTTTGTTCCGGTGATGAACCTGATTGAAGGCAATGACCAGCTTGGCTATATCTTTGCCGCCACCCTCTTCTCGCTGTTCGGACTGTTTTTTATGTGGTGGTGCTACAAGGGGGTGACCGAGCGTTACGTCGAGGCGCAACCCGCCAACCCGGCGCAAAAACCGGGGCTGCTGCAGTCGTTTCGCGCCATCGCCGGGAACCGTCCGCTGTTTATCCTGTGCATCGCCAACCTGTGCACGCTGGGCGCCTTTAACGTCAAACTCGCCATTCAGGTCTACTACACGCAGTACGTGCTGAACGACCCGATCCTGCTGTCGTACATGGGCTTCTTCAGCATGGGCTGCATTTTTATCGGCGTCTTTATGATGCCCGGCGCGGTGCGGCGCTTCGGCAAGAAAAAGGTCTACATCAGCGGGCTGATGATTTGGGTGGCGGGCGATCTGCTCAACTACTTCTTCGGCGGCGGCTCGGTGAGCTTTGTGGCGTTCTCCTGCCTGGCCTTTTTCGGCTCCGCGTTCGTGAACAGCCTGAACTGGGCGCTGGTGTCCGATACCGTGGAGTACGGTGAGTGGCGCACCGGCGTGCGCTCCGAAGGAACGGTGTATACCGGTTTTACCTTCTTCCGGAAGGTCTCCCAGGCGCTGGCGGGCTTCTTCCCGGGGATCATGCTCACGCAGATCGGCTATGTGCCCAACGTGGTGCAATCCAGTGGCACGGTTGAAGGGCTGCGGCAGCTGATATTTATCTACCCGAGCCTGCTGGCGGTTATCACCATCGTGGCGATGGGCTGCTTCTACAACCTCAACGAGAAGATGTATGTGCGCATCGTCGAAGAGATCGAACTGCGCAAACGTACGGCATAATGACGTGATAGAGCGCCCTGCGGGGCGCTTTGAGGATCGACCATGACACATAATACTGATCCGTTAACCCTGAAATTGAGCCTGCGAGAGAAGTGCGCCTACGGGATGGGCGATTTTGGCTCGAACTTGATGCTGTGTATTGGCACGCTGTATCTGCTGAAGTTTTACACCGATGAACTGGGCATGCCGGCGTTCTACGGCGGCATTATTTTCCTCGTCGCGAAGTTTTTCACCGCCTTTACCGACATGCTGACCGGGGTGCTGCTCGACTCACGGCGTAACATCGGCGCGCGGGGGAAGTTCCGGCCGTTCATTCTTTATGCCTCCGTTCCGGTGGCGCTGGTGGCGACGGCGCAGTTTATGGCCAACGACTTTAGCCTGACGGTGAAAACGGCTCTCGCCACCGTGCTCTTCATGATGTTTGGCCTCTGCTATAGCCTGATGAACTGCGCCTACGGTGCGATGGTCCCGGCCATCACCAAAAACCCGAACGAGCGCGCGCAGCTGGCGGCGTGGCGTCAGGGCGGCGCAACGGTAGGACTGTTGCTCTGCACCGTCGGCTTTATGCCGATTCAGGCGCTGTTCGTCCACCAGCCCTCACTCGGCTATCTGGTGGCCGCGCTGGTGTTCGTTACCGGCGGCCTGTTCTGCATGTGGTGGTGCTACAGCGGGGTGAAAGAGCGCTACGTGGAGCTCACACCCGATCACCATAAGCCCGGCATTCTGAAATCATTCTGCGCGATTTTCCGCAATCCACCGCTGCTGGTGCTGTGCATCGCCAACCTGTGTACCCTCGCCGCCTTCAACATCAAGCTGGCGATTCAGGTCTATTACACCCAGTACGTGCTGAACGATCTGCATCTGCTGTCGTGGATGGGCTTTTTCAGCATGGGCTGCATTCTGATTGGCGTGTTTCTGGTGCCCGGCGCGGTAAAGCGCTTTGGCAAGAAACCGGTCTATCTGGGCGGGCTGGCGCTGTGGGCGGTGGGCGACGTGCTGAATTTCTTCTGGGGGACCAGTTCCCTGCTGTTCGTGCTGTTTTCCTGCATGGCCTTCTTCGGCACGGCGTTTGTGAACAGCCTGAACTGGGCGCTGGTGCCGGATACCGTTGATTACGGCGAGTGGAAAACCGGCATTCGCGCCGAAGGGTCGGTGTATACCGGCTATACCTTCTCGCGCAAAATCTCCGCCGCGCTCGCCGGTTTCCTGCCTGGCATTATGCTGACCCAGATTGGCTACGTTCCCCATGCCGTGCAGAGCGCGGGCACGCTGCTTGGGTTGCGTCAGCTGATTTTCCTCTGGCCGTGCGGCCTGGCGATTGTTGCTGCCGTGACCATGGGGCTGTTTTATAAACTCAACGAAGCGCGCTTCGCCTTTATTATCGAGGAGATTGGAAAACGGAAGAAACAAACCGCGAATACCCCTGAGATAACCACCAACAATAAAGCGTCAGCAGTCACTTTATAACAATAAATCCGGCCACTATGTCCTTCCTGTTTATCAGGAGGGAGGCCTTTCTGTACCTGATACATGGACAAATTATGAAAAGAATCATCACTGTACTGATCGTGTCGTCTGTGTCCTGCCCGGTATTTGCCGGGGCCTATGTCGAAACGCGTGAAGCCTACAATACGGCCTCAGAGATGCACGAGGTGATCCTGCGTGCGGGTTATAACTTCGATATGGGCGCGGGACTGATGTTCACCAACGCCTATAACGTGGGTAAATGGGATGAACTTAAGCACAGCTATAACGAAATCGAGGGGTGGTATCCGCTCTTTAAGCCAACCGATAAACTCACCTTCCAGCCCGGCGGGTTGATTAACGACAGCAGCGCCGGTTCGGGTGGCGCGGTTTATTTAGATACCAACTACAAATTTACAGACTGGTTTAATCTGACGTTCCGCTATCGCTATAACCATAACAACTACGATACGCCGGACTATAACGGGCAGATGGATAAGAACGACACGCACGAATTTGCCAACTACTGGAATTTCAAAGTAACGGATGCATTTTTCTACACCTTTGAACCGCACTTTTTCCAGCGGGTGAATGACTACCACAGCAAAAATGGCAAAGACCATCACTGGGAAATTACCAATAAATTCAGTTACAGGATCGACAGAAACTGGCTGCCGTACCTCGAACTGCAGTGGCTGGACCGATGGAATGATTACAACCGGGAGCAGTACCGGATCCGTTTAGGGCTACGGTATTCGTTCTAATAAAAAAAGCCGCCGATCGCTCAGCGGCTTTTTCGTTGCCGGGTGGCGCATGCGCATACCCGGCCTACGGCATAACCGAATTACTCTTCTTTCGCACCGCGCATAGCACGTTTACGATCGTTCTCGGTCAGGTGACGTTTACGGATACGGATAGACAGCGGAGTCACTTCTACCAGTTCGTCGTCATCGATGAATTCCAGAGCCTGCTCCAGAGTCATCTTGATCGGTGGAACCAGAACCGTTGCTTCGTCAGTACCGGACGCACGCATGTTGGTCAGTTTCTTACCGGTCAGGCAGTTTACGGTCAGGTCGTTAGAACGGCTGTGAATACCGATGATCTGGCCTTCGTAAACTTCAGCACCGTGACCCAGGAACAGCTTACCGCGATCCTGCAGACCGAACAGCGCAAACGCAACCGCTTTACCCTGACCGTTGGAGATCAGCACGCCGTTGTTACGCTGGCCCACTTCGCCCGGACGCACGTCGTCGTAGTGGCTGAAGGTGGAGTACAGCAGACCGGTACCAGAGGTCATGGTCATGAACTCAGAACGGAAGCCGATCAGGCCACGGCTTGGGATCACGTAGTCGAGACGTACGCGGCCTTTGCCATCTGGATTCATGTTTTTCAGGTCGCCTTTACGCTCGCCCAGCGCCTGCATCACAGAACCCTGGTGCTGCTCTTCAACGTCCAGCGTCACGTTTTCGAACGGCTCTTGTTTACGGCCGTCGATTTCGCGGAAGATAACTTTCGGACGGGAAACCGCCATCTCGAAACCTTCACGACGCATGTTTTCGATCAGAACAGACAGGTGCAGCTCACCACGACCGGATACGCGGAAGGCATCAGCGTCTTCGGTTTCTTCAACGCGCAGCGCAACGTTGTGCACCAGCTCTTTGTTCAGGCGGTCAAGGATCTGACGAGAGGTCACGAACTTACCTTCTTTACCACAGAACGGAGAGGTGTTGACGTTGAAGAACATGGTAACGGTTGGTTCATCAACAGACAGGGCTGGCAGCGCTTCCACGTTCTGCGGGTCGCAGATGGTGTCAGAGATGTTCAGCTCGCCCAGACCGGTGATCGCGATGATGTCGCCCGCTTCAGCCAGATCGCTGTCGATACGCTCCAGACCCAGGTGAGTCAGCACTTTGCCAACTTTACCGTTGCGGGTTTTGCCTTCGCTATCGATGATAGTAACCTGCTGGTTTGGCTTCACTTTACCGCGTTTGATACGACCGATACCGATGACGCCAACGTAGTTGTTGTAGTCCAGCTGGGAGATCTGCATCTGCAGTGGACCATCCAGATCAACATCCGGTGCCGGTACGTGATCGACAATCGCCTGATACAGCGGGGTCATGTCTTCCGCCATATCTTCGTGGTCCAGACCCGCGATACCATTCAGCGCCGAAGCGTAAATGATAGGGAAGTCCAGCTGTTCGTCGGTCGCGTCGAGGTTAACGAACAGGTCGAATACCTGATCAACAACCCAGTCAGGACGTGCGCCAGGACGGTCAACCTTGTTGATAACAACAATTGGTTTCAGGCCATGGGCAAATGCTTTTTTGGTCACGAAGCGCGTTTGCGGCATTGGGCCGTCAAATGCGTCAACCACCAGCAGCACGGAATCCACCATGGACATCACGCGCTCAACTTCACCACCGAAGTCGGCGTGCCCTGGGGTATCAACGATGTTGATACGGTAGTCATTCCATTTAATAGCGGTGTTTTTCGCGAGGATAGTAATCCCACGCTCTTTCTCCAAATCGTTGGAGTCCATCACACGCTCTTGAGTTTCGGCACGTGCATCAAACGTACCGGATTGCTGCAGCAGCTTATCAACCAGGGTAGTTTTACCATGGTCAACGTGCGCGATGATGGCGATGTTACGCAAATTTTCGATCACAACTTTGCCTCAGGCATTAGAAATAGCGCGTTATTGTACACGGATTAATCGCACTACAAAACAGGATCACAAACATCCTCCGCAAACAAGTATCGCAGAGATGCTTTGTGATCGCTTTCACGGAGCGAAAAAGGGCACTTTAACGAAAATTGCACCAATATGGTGCTCGGTGTTCACACTGAAGCACTATACTGGTGCAACATTACCATTGTGGTGCAGCCCTTTTGCACTATGGTGCGCATGATAACGCCTTTTTGGGGTGTTTTAAAAGTTGGCACAGATTTCGCTTTATAAAAATTACATGGCAACAGCCAGTACAAACAGAAACTGAAGACCTCGTTACCACGACGACAATGACCAATCTGGAGAGTTAAGTATGTCCGCTGAACACGTTTTGACGATGCTGAACGAACATGAAGTGAAGTTTGTTGATCTCCGCTTCACCGACACCAAAGGTAAAGAACAGCACGTCACAATCCCTGCTCATCAGGTGAACGCCGAATTCTTTGAAGAAGGCAAAATGTTTGACGGCTCCTCCATTGGTGGCTGGAAAGGCATTAACGAATCCGACATGGTTCTGATGCCAGATGCAACCACTGCGGTCATTGATCCGTTCTTCGAAGAACCTACCCTGATCATCCGTTGCGACATCCTCGAGCCAGGCACGCTGCAGGGCTACGACCGCGACCCACGTTCTATCGCGAAACGCGCTGAAGAGTACCTGCGTTCTACCGGCATCGCGGACACCGTTCTGTTCGGGCCAGAGCCAGAGTTCTTCCTGTTCGATGACATCCGTTTTGGTGCCTCTATCTCTGGCTCCCACGTGGCTATCGACGACATCGAAGGCGCATGGAACTCCTCCACCAAATACGAAGGCGGTAACAAAGGTCACCGTCCAGGCGTGAAAGGCGGTTACTTCCCGGTTCCTCCGGTCGACTCTGCACAGGACATTCGTTCCACCATGTGTCTGGTGATGGAAGAGATGGGCCTGGTTGTTGAAGCTCACCACCACGAAGTGGCGACTGCGGGTCAGAACGAAGTGGCTACCCGCTTCAACACCATGACCAAAAAAGCGGACGAAATTCAGATCTACAAATACGTTGTGCACAACGTTGCGCACCGTTTCGGTAAAACTGCGACCTTCATGCCAAAACCAATGTTTGGCGACAACGGTTCCGGTATGCACTGCCACATGTCTCTGTCCAAGAACGGTACCAACCTGTTCTCTGGTGACAAATATGCCGGTCTGTCCGAGCAGGCGCTGTACTACATTGGCGGCGTAATCAAACACGCTAAAGCGATCAACGCCCTGGCGAACCCAACCACCAACTCCTATAAGCGTCTGGTCCCGGGCTACGAAGCGCCAGTGATGCTGGCCTACTCTGCGCGTAACCGTTCTGCTTCTATCCGTATCCCGGTGGTGGCGTCTCCTAAAGCGCGTCGTATCGAAGTTCGCTTCCCGGATCCAGCGGCTAACCCATACCTGTGCTTCGCAGCACTGCTGATGGCCGGTCTGGACGGTATCAAGAACAAGATCCACCCAGGCGAAGCGATGGACAAAAACCTGTACGACCTGCCGCCAGAAGAAGCGAAAGAGATCCCTCAGGTTGCTGGCTCTCTGGAAGAAGCCCTGCAGGCGCTGGACGCAGACCGTGAGTTCCTGACCGCAGGTGGCGTATTCACTGACGACGCTATCGATGCTTACATCGCCCTGCGTACTGAAGAGAACGACCGCGTGCGTATGACGCCGCATCCGGTTGAGTTCGAACTGTACTACAGCGTTTAATTAAGTTGTTTTACCCGGCGTGACAAGCGCCGGGAGTAGTTGCCGTGGAAACTTTTAGCCCATCTCCGGATGGGCTTTTTTCTCCACCAACAACCTGATCTCACGCGCTTTTGACGCCGAAAACGCTATACTGCACTAAATTAGTGCAAACGACTCCAGGAGACTGCTGAATGGCAACTGGCACGCTGCCCGATGCTGGGCAGATCCTCAATTCTTTGATTAACAGCATTTTGCTGGTGGATGACGAGCTGGCCGTTCATTACGCCAACCCGGCGGCACAGCAGCTGCTCGCCCAAAGCGCACGCAAACTGTTCGGCACCCCGCTTCCGGAACTTCTGAGCTATTTTTCGCTGAATATTGGCCTGATGCAGGAAAGTTTACAGGCGGGCCAGGGTTTCACCGATAACGAAGTGACGCTGGTGATCGACGGGCGCTCGCACATTCTGTCGCTGACCGCGCAACGTCTTCCCGAAGGCTTGATCCTGCTGGAAATGGCGCCGATGGATAATCAGCGTCGCCTGAGCCAGGAGCAGCTTCAGCATGCGCAGCAAATTGCCGCCCGAGACCTGGTGCGCGGCCTGGCGCATGAAATCAAAAACCCGTTGGGTGGGTTACGCGGCGCGGCGCAGCTTCTGACCAAGGCGCTGCCCGACCCTGCGCTGGCGGAGTATACCAACGTCATCATCGAGCAGGCGGACCGCCTGCGGAATCTGGTTGACCGTCTTCTCGGGCCACAGCAGCCGGGAATGCACGTCACAGAAAGCATCCATAAAGTGGCCGAGCGGGTGGTGAAGCTCGTCTCGATGGAGCTGCCAGAGAACGTCACGCTGGTGCGTGATTACGACCCAAGCCTGCCGGAACTGGCCCATGACCCGGATCAGATTGAGCAGGTCCTGTTGAACATTGTGCGCAATGCCCTGCAGGCGCTGGGACCGGAAGGGGGCGAGATTATTTTACGCACCCGTACCGCCTTCCAGCTCACGTTACACGGCGTGCGCTATCGGCTTGCGGCCCGTATCGACGTCGAGGATAACGGCCCCGGTATTCCATCGCATCTTCAGGACACTCTGTTCTACCCGATGGTCAGCGGCCGCGAAGGCGGAACCGGCCTGGGCTTATCCATTGCCCGCAGTTTGATCGACCAACACTCTGGAAAAATTGAATTTACCAGTTGGCCGGGACATACCGAGTTTTCGGTTTTCCTGCCGATTAAAAAATAAAGGTGACGTTTATGCAACGAGGGATAGTCTGGGTAGTCGATGACGATAGCTCCATCCGTTGGGTGCTTGAACGCGCGCTCACAGGGGCAGGATTAAGCTGCACGACGTTTGAGAGCGGCAGCGAAGTGCTCGACGCACTCACCACTAAAACGCCCGATGTTCTGCTGTCGGATATCCGTATGCCGGGCATGGACGGGCTGGCGCTGTTAAAGCAGATCAAACAACGCCACCCTATGCTTCCGGTCATCATAATGACGGCTCATTCCGATCTGGATGCCGCGGTGAGCGCTTACCAGCAAGGGGCATTCGATTATCTGCCCAAACCGTTTGATATCGACGAAGCGGTGGCGCTGGTTGAGCGCGCGATTAGCCATTACCAGGAGCAGCAGCAGCCGCGCCACGCGCCCGATTTTGGGCCAACCACCGACATCATCGGCGAAGCGCCGGCGATGCAGGACGTGTTTCGCATTATTGGCCGTCTGTCCCGCTCGTCCATCAGCGTCTTGATCAACGGCGAATCGGGGACCGGTAAAGAGCTTGTGGCCCATGCCCTGCATCGCCACAGCCCGCGGGCAAAAGCGCCGTTTATCGCCCTGAATATGGCGGCGATCCCGAAGGACTTGATTGAATCCGAACTGTTCGGGCACGAAAAAGGGGCGTTTACCGGCGCAAATACCATTCGCCAGGGGCGCTTCGAACAGGCTGACGGCGGCACGCTGTTCCTGGATGAGATCGGCGATATGCCGCTGGACGTTCAGACCCGTCTGCTGCGCGTGCTGGCCGACGGGCAGTTTTATCGCGTGGGCGGTTATGCGCCGGTGAAGGTGGACGTGCGTATTATCGCCGCGACCCACCAGAACCTGGAGCAGCGCGTGCAGGAAGGCAAATTCCGGGAGGATTTATTCCATCGTCTGAACGTCATTCGCGTTCATCTGCCGCCGCTGCGTGAACGCCGGGAAGATATTCCCCGCCTGGCGCGTCATTTCCTGCAGGTGGCCGCCCGCGAGCTGGGCGTAGAAGCCAAGCAGCTTCACCCGGAAACCGATGCTGCCCTCACCCGCCTCGCGTGGCCGGGCAACGTGCGTCAGCTGGAAAATACCTGCCGCTGGTTAACCGTGATGGCTGCCGGTCAGGAAGTGCTGATTCAGGATTTACCGGCCGAGCTGTTTGAGGCGACCGCGCCGGAAAGCAGTAGCGGACACGCGCTGCCGGACAGCTGGGCGACGCTGCTGGCGCAGTGGGCCGACCGCGCGCTGCGTTCCGGTCATCAAAACCTGCTGTCTGAGGCTCAGCCTGAGATGGAGCGTACGCTGTTGACCACCGCGCTTCGTCATACCCAGGGTCATAAGCAGGAAGCCGCTCGCCTGTTAGGATGGGGACGCAATACCCTGACGCGCAAGCTGAAAGAGCTGGGAATGGAGTAATATCCGCGCTTGTGTAAAGGTTATTAATTGAGCGCAAATTGCCGTTATTTTGCGCTTTACTGTTCCGATGAGTTTTGTATGATCGTGCCCGGAAATTGGGGGTGAACATCATGCTGGAAACATTCGTGAATATGCTCTCTA harbors:
- the glnG gene encoding nitrogen regulation protein NR(I); the protein is MQRGIVWVVDDDSSIRWVLERALTGAGLSCTTFESGSEVLDALTTKTPDVLLSDIRMPGMDGLALLKQIKQRHPMLPVIIMTAHSDLDAAVSAYQQGAFDYLPKPFDIDEAVALVERAISHYQEQQQPRHAPDFGPTTDIIGEAPAMQDVFRIIGRLSRSSISVLINGESGTGKELVAHALHRHSPRAKAPFIALNMAAIPKDLIESELFGHEKGAFTGANTIRQGRFEQADGGTLFLDEIGDMPLDVQTRLLRVLADGQFYRVGGYAPVKVDVRIIAATHQNLEQRVQEGKFREDLFHRLNVIRVHLPPLRERREDIPRLARHFLQVAARELGVEAKQLHPETDAALTRLAWPGNVRQLENTCRWLTVMAAGQEVLIQDLPAELFEATAPESSSGHALPDSWATLLAQWADRALRSGHQNLLSEAQPEMERTLLTTALRHTQGHKQEAARLLGWGRNTLTRKLKELGME